Proteins co-encoded in one Hyalangium ruber genomic window:
- a CDS encoding glucodextranase DOMON-like domain-containing protein — protein sequence MPAARRSWLLLVMGALLTSACLSRGAHGSSALFTLTDPRGDDHGDGELRYPLREDMAPGTLDLVSLAAYAEDDGTRFEATFARPIVSPQAGRTVSIAGETQAQRARHGFYTFNVDVYVDMDRVLDAGRTDTLPGRYLSLAPGSAWERAILLTPRPYEARDILRGLWRKEAREARQRTQSSLSEKEQHELDAAVERELETRVFFPTRIRVRGPTVEFFVPQEFFGGTARPEWGYAAAVTGAVLETKVDLPALFGKEGTRGVMVLPIGSGDSRERFGGGRYGASTQSPVVDLLVPEGITQEQVLGPDAPPWPAVAPVAPAPPPATP from the coding sequence ATGCCCGCCGCTCGCCGCTCGTGGTTGCTGCTCGTGATGGGGGCCCTGCTGACCAGCGCCTGTCTGTCCCGGGGCGCTCACGGTAGCTCCGCGCTGTTCACCCTGACGGACCCGCGTGGGGATGACCACGGGGACGGGGAGCTGCGCTACCCGCTGCGCGAGGACATGGCGCCGGGGACGTTGGATCTGGTGTCGCTGGCGGCCTATGCGGAGGACGACGGCACGCGGTTCGAGGCCACCTTCGCGCGCCCCATCGTCTCGCCGCAGGCCGGGCGCACGGTGAGCATCGCCGGGGAGACGCAGGCGCAGCGAGCGCGCCACGGCTTCTACACCTTCAACGTGGATGTCTACGTGGACATGGACCGGGTGCTGGACGCGGGGCGCACGGACACGCTGCCGGGCCGGTACCTCTCGCTGGCGCCAGGCAGTGCGTGGGAACGAGCCATCTTGCTGACGCCACGTCCGTACGAGGCGCGAGACATCCTGCGGGGCCTGTGGCGCAAGGAGGCGCGTGAGGCGCGCCAGCGCACGCAGTCGTCGCTGAGCGAGAAGGAGCAGCACGAGCTGGACGCGGCGGTGGAGCGGGAGCTGGAGACGCGCGTCTTCTTCCCCACGCGCATCCGCGTCCGGGGGCCCACGGTGGAGTTCTTCGTGCCCCAGGAGTTCTTCGGAGGCACGGCCCGCCCCGAGTGGGGCTATGCGGCCGCGGTGACGGGCGCGGTGCTCGAAACCAAGGTGGATCTGCCCGCACTCTTCGGCAAGGAAGGAACACGGGGGGTGATGGTGCTGCCCATCGGCTCGGGCGACTCGCGAGAGCGGTTTGGCGGCGGACGGTACGGGGCTTCGACGCAGTCGCCCGTGGTGGATCTGCTGGTGCCCGAGGGCATCACCCAGGAGCAGGTGCTGGGACCGGATGCGCCGCCGTGGCCCGCGGTGGCTCCCGTGGCCCCAGCGCCCCCTCCTGCAACGCCGTAG
- a CDS encoding alpha-amylase family glycosyl hydrolase encodes MPRSRLFPLALALPWLACSPDSPSGGFTPSPNTPGSPSNPQTPTRAEIAPAAGTEWFREAVFYEVFVRSFQDSNGDGKGDLPGLISRLDYLNDGDPNTTQDLGVDVLWLMPVFDSPSYHGYDVVDYERIEPDYGTVADFERLCDEAHRRGMRVILDFVINHSGVDHPWFVESASSPTSAKRDWYQWRQQDPGWKQPWSQFSNTPTWHARSGAYYYGVFWGGMPDLNLQNAQLRAEVKRLASVWLERGADGFRLDAARYLIETGAGSGQADTPETHAFWKEFSAYVRQVKPDAVLVGENWSTTPIIARYYGSTQQVPGGDELPLNFNFPLSEQIIASLNASNAAPIAAKLVEMASAYPAGISDAPFLSNHDTVRVATQLGGNTGRMASAAALLLTLPGAPFLYYGEEVGMANGTTNNDEAKRTPMPWDTTAGGGFSTATPWFGFAPGRTAGANVAAQTNVTSSLLSRYRALIRARKSSEALSRGGLKVFTPTTGVQGALSFVRTLGDERVLVMHNLTDSNVSVGPVAVSGSSSEVLFTDPNVSNLSGTPSGWQANLPPRATGIWRIKP; translated from the coding sequence ATGCCGCGCTCCCGTCTGTTTCCCCTGGCCCTGGCCCTGCCCTGGTTGGCTTGTAGTCCGGACTCTCCGAGTGGAGGCTTCACTCCCTCGCCCAACACCCCGGGTTCACCGTCGAATCCGCAGACGCCCACCCGCGCGGAGATTGCCCCGGCCGCGGGCACCGAGTGGTTCCGCGAGGCGGTCTTCTACGAGGTGTTCGTCCGCAGCTTCCAGGACTCCAACGGCGACGGGAAGGGAGACCTGCCGGGACTCATCTCGCGCCTGGACTACCTCAACGACGGAGATCCGAACACCACGCAGGACCTGGGCGTGGACGTGCTGTGGCTGATGCCCGTGTTCGACTCGCCCAGCTACCACGGCTACGACGTGGTGGACTACGAGCGCATCGAGCCGGATTACGGCACCGTGGCGGACTTCGAGCGCCTGTGCGACGAGGCCCACCGCCGGGGCATGCGCGTCATCCTCGACTTCGTCATCAACCACTCGGGAGTGGATCACCCCTGGTTCGTGGAGTCCGCCTCCTCGCCCACCTCCGCGAAGCGGGATTGGTACCAGTGGCGGCAGCAGGACCCAGGGTGGAAGCAGCCTTGGAGCCAGTTCTCCAACACGCCCACGTGGCATGCGCGCAGCGGCGCTTACTACTACGGCGTGTTCTGGGGCGGCATGCCGGACCTGAACCTGCAGAACGCGCAGCTGCGCGCGGAGGTGAAGCGCCTGGCTTCGGTGTGGCTCGAGCGCGGCGCGGACGGCTTCCGCCTGGATGCGGCGCGCTACCTCATCGAGACGGGAGCCGGCTCGGGCCAGGCGGACACGCCGGAGACGCACGCCTTCTGGAAGGAGTTCTCCGCGTACGTGCGGCAGGTGAAGCCGGACGCGGTGCTGGTGGGGGAGAACTGGAGCACCACGCCCATCATCGCCCGCTACTACGGCTCCACGCAGCAGGTGCCGGGCGGGGATGAGCTGCCGCTGAACTTCAACTTCCCGCTCTCGGAGCAGATCATCGCCAGCCTGAACGCGAGCAACGCCGCGCCCATCGCCGCCAAGCTGGTGGAGATGGCCAGCGCCTACCCGGCGGGCATCAGCGACGCGCCCTTCCTGAGCAACCACGACACGGTGCGGGTGGCCACGCAGCTCGGTGGCAACACCGGTCGGATGGCCAGCGCGGCGGCGCTGCTGCTCACGCTGCCGGGCGCGCCCTTCCTCTATTACGGCGAGGAGGTGGGCATGGCCAACGGCACCACCAACAATGACGAGGCCAAGCGCACGCCCATGCCGTGGGACACGACGGCGGGAGGAGGCTTCTCCACAGCGACGCCGTGGTTCGGCTTCGCGCCGGGGCGCACCGCGGGCGCCAACGTAGCCGCGCAGACGAACGTCACGAGCTCGCTGCTGTCGCGCTACCGGGCGCTGATCCGGGCCCGCAAGTCCTCGGAGGCGCTGAGCCGGGGAGGGCTCAAGGTCTTCACGCCCACCACGGGTGTCCAGGGCGCGCTCTCCTTCGTGCGCACGCTGGGCGACGAGCGGGTGCTGGTCATGCACAACCTCACGGACTCCAACGTGTCCGTGGGCCCGGTCGCCGTGTCGGGCAGCTCGAGCGAGGTCCTCTTCACCGATCCGAACGTGTCGAACCTCTCGGGGACCCCAAGCGGGTGGCAGGCGAACCTGCCGCCGCGCGCCACGGGCATCTGGCGCATCAAGCCCTAG